From one Triticum aestivum cultivar Chinese Spring chromosome 4B, IWGSC CS RefSeq v2.1, whole genome shotgun sequence genomic stretch:
- the LOC123093249 gene encoding exocyst complex component SEC15A — protein sequence MADQPKKREIVDSGDGGLGMGLAAFIANGEDLGPMIRHGFDSGKPEALTHSLRSIVKKKEVEIEELCRLHYEDFILAVDELRGVMVDAEELKSMLSGENSHLQEASSALLLKLDKLLELYSVKKNVGEAMTILKICVEVITLCMACNSYIAEAKFHPALKTLDLIEHGYLQNIPVKIIKKVIGRQIPLIKLHIEKKACGEFNDWLVHIRRMSKQIGQVSISHASLARQKEEEMRARQREAEGHGHTGPDQHMYTLDAENTDEETALDFDLTPVYRTHHIHVCLGIGEKFRDYYYKNRQMQLSLDMQISTSQPFLESHQPFLAQVAGFFIVEQRVFRTAEKLLTESQVEATWETAVAKMTSLLESQFSRIGTASHLLLIKDYITLMAAVLRKYGYQTTPLIDILSRSRDKYHQLLLSECRRQVDDILANDSYEQMVIKKEYEYNMNVTAFHLEPSEVIPEFPYVAPFSSSVPEVCRIVRSFVEDSVSYLSYGGDMNLYEVVKAYLDRLLIEVLNDCLLNRMYARSLAMSQMMQLAGNISVLEHACDLYLLHCAQQCGIPKRVAERSRATLTARAVLKASQNAAYNALINMANSKIDDFMVLLDDVDWIVEETPDNANDYMNEVLIYLETLVSTASEILPLEALYKVVSGAVGHISDSIMTTLLSDGVKRLTMSAVLGLDMDLKMLEAFADEKFHITGLADMGKETTFRDCLVEIRQLVNLLSSSQPENFMNPVIRGKNYGSLDYKKVSIIVDKFKDSADGLFGSLSNRNTKQNARTRSLDVLKRRLKDFGH from the coding sequence ATGGCTGACCAGCCAAAGAAGAGAGAGATCGTGGACAGCGGCGATGGAGGTCTCGGTATGGGCCTTGCCGCGTTCATTGCAAACGGCGAGGACCTGGGTCCCATGATCCGGCACGGGTTTGATTCCGGCAAACCCGAAGCCCTCACGCATAGCCTCAGGAGCATCGTGAAGAAGAAAGAGGTTGAGATCGAAGAGCTATGCAGGCTTCACTATGAGGATTTCATCCTCGCCGTCGACGAGCTGCGCGGTGTGATGGTTGATGCCGAGGAGCTCAAGAGCATGTTGTCCGGTGAGAACTCGCACCTGCAGGAGGCGTCAAGCGCCCTGCTGTTGAAGCTTGACAAACTTCTCGAGTTGTATTCGGTCAAGAAAAACGTAGGAGAGGCCATGACGATATTGAAGATTTGCGTCGAAGTCATTACCCTGTGCATGGCGTGCAACAGTTACATCGCAGAAGCTAAGTTCCATCCTGCGCTCAAGACTCTGGATTTGATTGAGCATGGATACCTGCAAAACATTCCTGTGAAGATTATTAAAAAGGTGATTGGGAGACAGATACCACTGATAAAGCTGCACATCGAGAAGAAAGCCTGTGGCGAGTTCAATGATTGGCTTGTTCATATCAGAAGGATGTCCAAGCAGATCGGGCAGGTCTCGATAAGTCACGCCTCTTTGGCTCGCCAAAAAGAGGAGGAAATGCGTGCGCGGCAGAGAGAGGCTGAAGGGCATGGCCATACTGGACCAGATCAGCACATGTATACCTTGGATGCAGAGAATACAGATGAGGAAACAGCACTAGATTTTGATCTCACACCTGTTTATCGAACGCATCACATCCATGTCTGCCTCGGTATTGGAGAGAAGTTCAGAGATTATTACTACAAGAACAGGCAAATGCAACTCAGCCTGGATATGCAAATTTCCACTTCGCAACCGTTCCTCGAGTCTCATCAGCCCTTTCTTGCACAGGTAGCTGGGTTTTTTATTGTTGAACAACGCGTCTTTCGAACTGCAGAGAAATTGCTGACCGAGAGCCAAGTCGAAGCAACATGGGAAACAGCCGTTGCGAAGATGACATCTCTATTGGAGAGCCAGTTTTCTCGCATCGGCAcggccagccacctcctcctcatAAAAGATTATATCACTCTTATGGCTGCAGTTCTCAGGAAGTATGGTTACCAAACCACACCATTGATCGATATTCTTTCGAGAAGCAGGGACAAGTACCACCAACTGCTTCTTTCTGAGTGCCGGAGGCAGGTAGATGACATCCTTGCTAATGACTCATATGAGCAGATGGTTATAAAGAAGGAATACGAGTACAACATGAATGTCACAGCATTTCATCTGGAGCCAAGTGAGGTGATCCCGGAGTTTCCATATGTGGCGCCATTCTCCTCTTCTGTTCCAGAAGTTTGTCGCATTGTCCGGTCCTTCGTTGAGGATTCTGTGAGCTATTTGTCTTATGGTGGTGACATGAACCTGTATGAAGTGGTGAAAGCTTACCTAGACAGGCTATTGATTGAGGTATTGAACGACTGTCTTCTCAACAGGATGTATGCTCGCTCATTGGCCATGTCACAGATGATGCAACTAGCAGGAAATATCTCTGTTCTGGAGCATGCTTGTGATCTGTACCTCTTGCATTGTGCCCAACAGTGCGGCATCCCCAAGCGCGTCGCTGAGAGGTCTCGTGCTACTTTGACTGCTCGAGCCGTGCTAAAAGCCTCGCAGAACGCAGCATATAATGCCTTAATAAACATGGCCAATTCCAAGATTGATGATTTTATGGTGCTCTTGGACGACGTCGACTGGATAGTGGAAGAAACACCGGACAATGCCAATGACTACATGAACGAGGTTCTTATTTATCTTGAAACACTAGTATCAACAGCTTCGGAGATTTTACCACTTGAAGCTCTGTACAAGGTTGTCTCTGGTGCAGTGGGACACATCTCGGACTCGATAATGACCACGCTTCTGAGCGACGGCGTGAAAAGGTTAACGATGAGTGCCGTTTTAGGCCTCGACATGGACCTGAAGATGCTGGAGGCATTTGCTGATGAGAAATTCCACATCACCGGGCTGGCAGACATGGGGAAGGAAACAACGTTCAGAGATTGCTTGGTTGAGATAAGACAGCTCGTCAACCTTCTGTCGAGCAGCCAGCCTGAGAACTTCATGAATCCGGTGATACGGGGGAAGAACTATGGATCGCTGGACTACAAGAAGGTTTCCATCAttgtcgacaagttcaaggactCGGCAGACGGGCTGTTTGGAAGCCTTTCCAACCGCAACACCAAGCAGAATGCTCGCACGAGGTCCTTGGATGTTTTGAAGAGGAGGCTCAAGGATTTTGGCCATTGA
- the LOC123093246 gene encoding uncharacterized protein isoform X1, producing MPCPATLLLRQADPRCFSAPPSQLEITPPPILPRFPRGERQVGVRVASVAGEARRRLEITPLPSLRAAHALAQCGGASRRPVVTSRGQERKITAPRSRGKSGRGVAWYRGPGCRPSVRPSHQSASIQQPPRGLVAPAALPPFRVGARVSFALSPPRPSPSPARGSRSGRRRGLLAAEGGLRPARPRGMRPVPRAMGNGAKLLMMLGKGNSSSWTNVLPPQARQLYILLLFGAWQT from the exons ATGCCCTGCCCTGCCACCCTCCTCCTACGTCAAGCTGACCCGCGTTGCTTCTCCGCGCCACCATCCCAGCTGGAAATCACTCCCCCACCCATCCTGCCCCGGTTTCCGCGAGGAGAGAGACAAGTAGGCGTGCGTGTGGCCTctgtcgccggcgaggccaggcgGCGCCTGGAAATTACCCCGCTGCCCTCGCTTCGTGCGGCCCACGCGCTGGCGCAGTGCGGTGGAGCGTCCCGACGTCCCGTCGTCACGTCGAGGGGGCAGGAGCGTAAAATCACGGCGCCGCGCTCGCGCGGGAAATCCGGAAGGGGAGTGGCGTGGTACCGCGGCCCAGGGTGTCGCCCGTCCGTCCGTCCTTCCCATCAGAGCGCTTCAATACAACAACCCCCGAGAGGCCTCGTCGCACCAGCAGCTCTTCCCCCATTCCGCGTGGGGGCTAGGGTTTCCTTCGCGCTCTCCCCGCCTcgcccctcgccgtcgccggccaGGGGCTCCCGATCGGGCCGGCGCCGGGGCCTCCTCGCCGCGGAGGGCGGGCTCCGGCCGGCTCGCCCTCGCGGGATGCGGCCGGTCCCGAG AGCAATGGGGAATGGAGCCAAGCTGCTGATGATGTTAGGGAAGGGCAACTCAAGCTCATGGACCAATGTCTTGCCGCCACAAGCCCGGCAGTTGTACATACTGCTCTTATTTGGGGCTTGGCAAACCTAA
- the LOC123093248 gene encoding glutathione reductase, chloroplastic, with translation MATTAALPFSCATTLQTLTRTLSPRRSLLIHRHRLRSLAASPRLPDRPRPRLHRPVSASAAPNGSSSAGEYDYDLFTIGAGSGGVRASRFATTLYGARAAICEMPFSTISADDLGGLGGTCVLRGCVPKKLLVYASKFSHEFEESHGFGWTYDTDPKHDWSTLIANKNTELQRLVGIYKNILKNANVDLIEGRGKVVDPHTVSVDGKLYTAKNILIAVGGRPSMPDIPGIEHVIDSDAALDLPSKPEKIAIVGGGYIALEFAGIFNGLKSDVHVFIRQPKVLRGFDEEVRDFVAEQMSLRGITFHTEHSPQAITKSNDGLLSLKTNKETIGGFSHVMFATGRKPNTKNLGLEEVGVKMDKKGAIVVDEYSRTSVDSIWAVGDVTDRINLTPVALMEGGAFVKTLFGDEPTKPEYRAVPAAVFSQPPIGQVGLTEEQAIEEYGDVDVYLSNFRPLRATLSGLPDRVLMKLIVCATTNKVVGVHMCGDDAPEIIQGIAIGVKAGLTKQDFDVTVGVHPTSAEEFVTMRNPTRKVRRKTAAEAESKDEVVTQK, from the exons ATGGCGACAACCGCGGCCCTTCCCTTCTCCTGCGCCACCACCCTCCAGACCCTGACCCGGACCCTCTCCCCGCGCCGCTCCCTCCTcatccaccgccaccgcctccgctCCCTCGCCGCCTCCCCGCGGCTCCCGGACCGCCCCCGCCCTCGCCTCCACCGCCCCGtctcggcctccgccgcgcccaACGGGTCCTCCTCCGCGGGGGAGTACGACTACGACCTCTTCACCATCGGCGCCGGGAGCGGCGGCGTGCGGGCCTCGCGCTTCGCCACCACCCTCTACGGCGCCCGCGCCGCCATCTGCGAGATGCCCTTCTCCACCATCTCCGCGGACGACCTCGGCGGCCTCGGGGGGAC ATGTGTGCTTCGTGGGTGCGTTCCCAAGAAACTGTTAGTGTATGCATCCAAGTTCTCTCATGAGTTTGAAGAGTCTCATGGCTTTGGATGGACATATGATACTGATCCAAAACATGACTGGAGCACTCTGATAGCCAACAAAAATACAGAGCTGCAACGCCTAGTTGGCATTTACAAAAATATTTTAAAGAACGCAAACGTCGATCTAATTGAAGGCCGTGGAAAG GTGGTTGATCCACATACTGTTAGTGTGGATGGCAAGCTCTACACTGCTAAGAACATACTTATAGCTGTTGGTGGTCGACCATCGATGCCAGATATCCCAGGAATAGAGCATGTTATAGATTCCGATGCTGCACTAGATCTGCCTTCAAAACCTGAGAAAATTGCAATAGTGGGAGGTGGATATATTGCCTTGGAGTTTGCTGGCATTTTTAATGGCTTAAAAAGTGACGTTCATGTGTTTATTCGGCAACCGAAAGTTTTAAGAGGGTTTGATGAGGAG GTCAGAGATTTCGTTGCTGAACAGATGTCTTTAAGGGGTATCACATTTCATACTGAACATAGTCCTCAAGCTATAACCAAATCAAATGATGGTTTACTATCTCTGAAGACAAACAAAGAAACTATTGGTGGGTTTTCACATGTAATGTTCGCAACAGGTCGTAAACCGAACACGAAG AACCTTGGACTGGAGGAGGTTGGGGTTAAAATGGACAAGAAGGGGGCTATAGTG GTCGATGAGTATTCTCGAACCTCAGTGGATTCAATTTGGGCTGTTGGAGATGTTACTGATAGGATCAACTTGACTCCGGTTGCACTGATGGAAGGTGGAGCATTTGTGAAAACTTTATTCGGTGATGAACCTACCAAACCAGAGTACAG AGCTGTACCAGCTGCTGTTTTCTCTCAACCACCCATTGGGCAAGTTGGCCTTACTGAGGAGCAG GCTATTGAAGAGTATGGAGATGTTGATGTCTACTTGTCAAACTTCAGACCTCTTAGAGCCACTCTTTCTGGATTACCTGATCGTGTATTAATGAAGCTCATTGTGTGTGCTACTACGAACAAAGTTGTAGGAGTGCATATGTGCGGTGATGATGCACCTGAGATAATCCAG GGAATTGCAATTGGTGTTAAAGCGGGGTTAACGAAGCAAGATTTTGATGTCACTGTTGGTGTTCACCCAACATCTGCAGAGGAATTTGTCACTATGAGGAATCCAACTAGAAAAGTTCGAAGAAAAACTGCAGCTGAG GCAGAGTCTAAGGATGAGGTCGTCACTCAGAAGTAG
- the LOC123093246 gene encoding uncharacterized protein isoform X2 — translation MPCPATLLLRQADPRCFSAPPSQLEITPPPILPRFPRGERQVGVRVASVAGEARRRLEITPLPSLRAAHALAQCGGASRRPVVTSRGQERKITAPRSRGKSGRGVAWYRGPGCRPSVRPSHQSASIQQPPRGLVAPAALPPFRVGARVSFALSPPRPSPSPARGSRSGRRRGLLAAEGGLRPARPRGMRPVPSVEQWGMEPSC, via the exons ATGCCCTGCCCTGCCACCCTCCTCCTACGTCAAGCTGACCCGCGTTGCTTCTCCGCGCCACCATCCCAGCTGGAAATCACTCCCCCACCCATCCTGCCCCGGTTTCCGCGAGGAGAGAGACAAGTAGGCGTGCGTGTGGCCTctgtcgccggcgaggccaggcgGCGCCTGGAAATTACCCCGCTGCCCTCGCTTCGTGCGGCCCACGCGCTGGCGCAGTGCGGTGGAGCGTCCCGACGTCCCGTCGTCACGTCGAGGGGGCAGGAGCGTAAAATCACGGCGCCGCGCTCGCGCGGGAAATCCGGAAGGGGAGTGGCGTGGTACCGCGGCCCAGGGTGTCGCCCGTCCGTCCGTCCTTCCCATCAGAGCGCTTCAATACAACAACCCCCGAGAGGCCTCGTCGCACCAGCAGCTCTTCCCCCATTCCGCGTGGGGGCTAGGGTTTCCTTCGCGCTCTCCCCGCCTcgcccctcgccgtcgccggccaGGGGCTCCCGATCGGGCCGGCGCCGGGGCCTCCTCGCCGCGGAGGGCGGGCTCCGGCCGGCTCGCCCTCGCGGGATGCGGCCGGTCCCGAG TGTAGAGCAATGGGGAATGGAGCCAAGCTGCTGA